In a genomic window of Thermosynechococcus sp. CL-1:
- a CDS encoding AAA-associated domain-containing protein has product MHAKTKGESLVRLLDVGKAYRQPNGQVISIMENINLELRTGEIVALLGPSGSGKSTLMRIITGLVAPTSGQVLYREQPMQGLNPGAAIVFQSSALYPWLTVLENVELGLKALGEGPRSRRRKALRMIDIIGLDGFENAYPKELSGGMRQRVGFARALAVEPELLCMDEPFSALDVLTAENLRFELLDLWLEHKIPTQSILIVTHHIEEAVILADRIIVLGSNPGRVRADFPVTLPHYRDRKNPEFQATVDRIYKILTNPHVDELEQLEPKPATLPTSQEPRYPLLPHVRIGSIAGLLELLEHRKEDLYRIAQELQLELDDILPIVEAAQMMELVELKEGDISVTPIGNAFIQGDIDQRKLIIRQQLLKHIRLVQQIHTFLMAKQNHRIPESLVLDILERHFTPQEADRQLNTAIDWGRYAELFSYDEPAKEIFLEVSEPEEPLPLETTAV; this is encoded by the coding sequence ATGCACGCCAAAACCAAAGGGGAATCGCTCGTCCGCTTACTGGATGTGGGTAAGGCCTACCGTCAGCCCAACGGTCAGGTCATTAGCATTATGGAAAATATTAACCTTGAATTGCGCACGGGGGAAATTGTTGCGCTCCTAGGGCCATCGGGATCCGGTAAGTCAACCCTGATGCGCATTATTACGGGTTTGGTTGCGCCTACGTCTGGGCAGGTCTTGTACCGCGAGCAGCCAATGCAGGGCCTGAATCCGGGGGCGGCGATTGTCTTTCAAAGTTCGGCGCTCTATCCGTGGCTAACGGTTTTAGAAAATGTGGAATTGGGGCTAAAGGCTCTAGGAGAAGGCCCGCGATCGCGCCGCCGCAAGGCACTGCGGATGATTGACATTATTGGCTTGGATGGTTTTGAAAACGCCTACCCCAAGGAACTGTCGGGGGGGATGCGGCAGCGGGTGGGATTTGCCCGTGCCTTGGCGGTAGAACCCGAACTCCTGTGTATGGATGAGCCATTTTCCGCCTTGGACGTACTGACAGCAGAGAACCTGCGTTTTGAACTTCTCGATCTGTGGCTAGAGCATAAAATTCCTACCCAGAGTATTTTGATTGTCACCCACCACATTGAAGAAGCGGTCATTCTCGCCGATCGCATTATTGTTTTGGGGAGCAACCCCGGTCGCGTCCGCGCTGACTTTCCAGTGACATTGCCCCACTATCGCGATCGCAAGAACCCCGAGTTTCAAGCTACCGTGGATCGCATCTATAAAATTCTCACCAATCCCCATGTGGATGAATTGGAGCAACTGGAACCCAAGCCAGCTACCCTGCCCACGAGTCAAGAACCGCGTTATCCGCTGCTACCCCATGTGCGCATTGGCTCGATCGCCGGTCTATTGGAACTCTTAGAACACCGCAAAGAAGACCTCTACCGCATTGCTCAAGAGCTGCAACTGGAGCTAGATGATATTCTGCCCATTGTCGAAGCCGCCCAGATGATGGAACTGGTGGAACTCAAGGAGGGAGACATCAGCGTGACCCCGATTGGCAATGCCTTTATTCAGGGGGACATTGACCAGCGCAAGCTGATTATTCGCCAACAACTCCTCAAGCATATTCGCCTTGTGCAGCAAATCCACACTTTCCTAATGGCCAAGCAAAACCACCGCATTCCCGAAAGTTTGGTGCTGGATATTTTAGAGCGGCACTTTACGCCGCAGGAGGCCGATCGCCAGCTCAATACCGCCATTGACTGGGGACGCTACGCCGAACTCTTTAGCTACGACGAACCGGCCAAAGAAATTTTCCTTGAAGTCAGTGAACCCGAGGAGCCATTGCCCCTTGAAACGACAGCAGTCTGA
- a CDS encoding DUF2214 family protein translates to MNTLWSSAAIAYLHYLSFMVAFAALVVEHLTLRKDIDLKQAWRLVITDALYGIAAVTVLVTGILRVLYFGKGTEYYLANPIFHLKVGLFILVGLLSLYPTISFLLWIKPLREEKAPTLELPTVQRLTWVIRAELAFLSAIPFLAAMMARGIGLDWIQR, encoded by the coding sequence ATGAACACCCTTTGGAGCAGTGCCGCGATCGCCTATCTGCACTACCTCAGCTTTATGGTGGCTTTTGCTGCCCTTGTGGTGGAGCACCTCACCCTGCGCAAGGATATAGACCTTAAACAGGCTTGGCGATTAGTGATTACGGATGCCCTCTATGGCATTGCTGCGGTGACTGTTCTTGTCACGGGCATTTTGCGGGTTCTCTATTTTGGCAAAGGCACTGAATATTATTTGGCCAACCCCATCTTTCACCTCAAGGTAGGCTTATTTATTTTGGTGGGGCTATTGTCGCTGTATCCAACAATCTCTTTTCTACTGTGGATTAAACCGCTGCGGGAAGAGAAGGCTCCCACCCTCGAGTTACCGACTGTGCAGCGTTTGACTTGGGTGATTCGGGCTGAATTGGCCTTTCTCAGTGCCATTCCCTTTTTGGCAGCGATGATGGCGCGGGGGATTGGCTTGGATTGGATTCAACGGTAA
- the acs gene encoding acetate--CoA ligase — translation MSHPTIESILQENRLFYPPADFVAKARINSLEAYNTLYEKAKADPAAFWGELAQQELEWFQPWDQVLDWQPPNAKWFVNGKINITYNCLDRHLKTWRKNKAALIWEGEPGDSRTLTYAQLHREVCQFANVLKQLGVKKGDRVGIYMPMIPEAAIAMLACARIGAPHSVVFGGFSAEALRDRLIDAQAKLVVTADGGWRKDAIVPLKDQVDKALANQAVPSVEHVLVVQRTQQPVTMAPGRDHWWHDLQKGVSADCPAEPMDSEDLLFILYTSGSTGKPKGVVHTTAGYNLYTHITTQWVFDLQESDVYWCTADVGWITGHSYIVYGPLSNGATTLMYEGAPRASNPGCFWDVIEKYGVTIFYTAPTAIRAFIKMGEHLPRARNLSSLRLLGTVGEPINPEAWMWYYRVIGGERCPIVDTWWQTETGGHMITSLPGAIPMKPGSATKPFPGILADVVDLEGNPVGVNEGGYLVIRHPWPGMMRTVYGDPDRFRRTYWEHIPPRDGQYVYFTGDGARKDEDGYFWVMGRVDDVINVSGHRLGTMEIESALVSHPAVAEAAVVGKPDEVKGEEIVAFVILEGSATPSDALQQELKQHVVNEIGALARPAEIRFTDALPKTRSGKIMRRLLRSLAAGQEVAGDTSTLEDRSVLDKLRQGV, via the coding sequence ATGAGTCATCCCACAATTGAATCCATTCTTCAGGAAAACCGCCTTTTTTATCCCCCCGCTGATTTTGTGGCCAAGGCGCGGATCAATTCCCTTGAGGCCTACAATACCCTCTACGAAAAGGCCAAAGCCGATCCCGCTGCCTTTTGGGGCGAATTGGCACAACAGGAATTAGAGTGGTTTCAACCTTGGGATCAGGTGCTGGATTGGCAGCCCCCCAATGCCAAGTGGTTTGTCAATGGCAAAATCAACATCACCTACAACTGCTTGGATCGCCACCTCAAGACTTGGCGCAAGAATAAAGCAGCCTTGATCTGGGAAGGAGAACCCGGCGATAGCCGCACCCTCACCTATGCCCAACTGCACCGCGAAGTCTGCCAATTTGCCAATGTCCTCAAGCAACTGGGGGTGAAAAAGGGCGATCGCGTCGGTATTTATATGCCGATGATTCCAGAGGCAGCCATTGCCATGTTGGCCTGTGCACGGATTGGCGCCCCCCACTCAGTGGTCTTTGGGGGGTTTAGTGCCGAAGCCTTGCGCGATCGCCTCATTGATGCCCAAGCCAAGCTGGTGGTTACGGCGGATGGTGGCTGGCGCAAAGATGCCATTGTGCCCCTCAAGGATCAAGTGGATAAAGCCCTAGCCAATCAGGCGGTTCCCAGCGTTGAACATGTCTTGGTGGTGCAGCGCACGCAGCAGCCAGTGACCATGGCGCCCGGTCGCGATCACTGGTGGCATGATCTGCAAAAGGGGGTCAGCGCTGACTGTCCTGCCGAACCCATGGACAGCGAAGATTTACTCTTTATTCTCTACACCTCTGGCTCCACCGGCAAACCCAAAGGCGTTGTCCACACCACAGCGGGTTACAACCTCTACACCCACATCACCACTCAATGGGTCTTTGACCTCCAAGAGAGCGATGTCTATTGGTGTACCGCTGATGTTGGCTGGATTACGGGTCACAGCTACATTGTCTATGGGCCGCTGTCCAATGGGGCAACCACCCTCATGTATGAAGGGGCACCCCGCGCCTCCAATCCCGGTTGCTTCTGGGATGTGATTGAGAAGTATGGGGTGACTATTTTCTACACAGCTCCCACGGCTATTCGTGCCTTCATTAAAATGGGCGAACACTTGCCCCGCGCACGGAACCTCTCTTCTTTGCGCCTCTTGGGAACCGTGGGTGAACCTATTAACCCCGAAGCATGGATGTGGTACTACCGGGTCATTGGCGGTGAGCGCTGTCCCATTGTGGATACGTGGTGGCAAACAGAAACAGGGGGGCACATGATCACCTCACTGCCGGGGGCGATTCCGATGAAACCCGGCTCTGCCACCAAGCCCTTTCCGGGGATCCTGGCTGATGTCGTGGATCTCGAGGGTAACCCTGTCGGCGTCAACGAGGGCGGCTATCTGGTGATTCGTCACCCTTGGCCGGGGATGATGCGCACAGTGTATGGGGATCCCGATCGCTTCCGCCGCACCTATTGGGAACACATTCCGCCTCGCGATGGCCAGTACGTTTACTTTACCGGTGATGGTGCCCGCAAGGATGAAGATGGCTACTTTTGGGTGATGGGACGGGTTGACGATGTGATCAATGTCTCCGGTCACCGCTTGGGCACCATGGAAATTGAATCGGCATTGGTGTCCCATCCTGCTGTTGCTGAAGCAGCCGTTGTCGGTAAACCCGACGAGGTCAAAGGGGAAGAAATCGTTGCCTTTGTGATTCTTGAAGGGTCGGCTACCCCCAGCGATGCTCTCCAACAGGAATTAAAGCAGCACGTTGTCAATGAAATTGGTGCCTTGGCACGGCCGGCGGAGATTCGCTTTACGGATGCCCTGCCCAAAACGCGATCGGGCAAAATCATGCGGCGGCTCCTGCGTTCTCTTGCGGCTGGCCAAGAGGTGGCTGGGGATACTTCAACATTGGAAGATCGCTCAGTGCTGGATAAGTTGCGCCAAGGGGTTTGA
- a CDS encoding DUF4340 domain-containing protein has translation MATGIRTQTLVLLATAAILGGGLYLFEQQLPTPNSTDTAAKKPLFGFQEGDVVALKIITPDYSLNLRKLVTGHWVIDREKQTPAEEGTVVFLLNLLTTGQRDRSLQVPVARAADYGLAPPMATVDITLKDGQQHRLHLGDTTFDGLKLYAEIDPPAEPREKMTVTLVPLDLKNALQRPLQEWERQQAAN, from the coding sequence ATGGCAACTGGCATCCGCACACAAACGCTAGTTCTTTTAGCAACGGCAGCCATTTTGGGTGGTGGCCTCTATCTTTTTGAACAACAACTGCCTACTCCCAATAGCACTGATACAGCGGCAAAAAAACCTCTGTTTGGCTTTCAAGAAGGGGATGTGGTGGCACTGAAAATTATTACCCCTGATTACAGCCTAAACCTGAGAAAGTTGGTTACAGGTCACTGGGTGATTGATCGGGAAAAGCAAACCCCCGCAGAGGAAGGGACGGTTGTGTTCCTATTAAACCTGTTAACCACTGGTCAGCGCGATCGCTCGCTGCAGGTGCCTGTAGCCCGTGCGGCCGACTATGGCCTAGCACCCCCTATGGCCACTGTGGATATCACCCTTAAAGATGGCCAGCAGCACCGTTTACACTTGGGGGACACCACCTTTGACGGCCTCAAGCTCTACGCGGAAATTGACCCGCCAGCGGAACCGCGCGAAAAAATGACGGTGACCCTCGTGCCCCTTGATCTTAAAAATGCCCTCCAGCGCCCCCTACAGGAATGGGAGCGTCAGCAAGCAGCAAACTAG
- the msrA gene encoding peptide-methionine (S)-S-oxide reductase MsrA, with protein sequence MGFFGFKKLTMPSPSAALPGRAEPMPVPEAHLVNGHPLTPPYPEGMELAMFGMGCFWGAERKFWQVPGVYVTAVGYAGGYTPNPTYEEVCTGMTGHNEVVRVVFDPQKVTYEELLKVFWENHDPTQGMRQGNDVGTQYRSGIYYYSPEQKALAEASRDRYQAALKAAGYGTITTEILPAPEFYFAEPYHQQYLHRNVNGYCGLGGTKVPYELMSATPSA encoded by the coding sequence ATGGGATTCTTCGGATTCAAAAAGTTGACAATGCCTAGCCCCAGTGCCGCTCTACCCGGCCGAGCAGAACCCATGCCCGTGCCAGAGGCTCATCTTGTGAATGGTCATCCCCTCACCCCTCCCTATCCCGAAGGCATGGAGTTAGCCATGTTTGGTATGGGCTGTTTTTGGGGAGCTGAGCGCAAGTTTTGGCAGGTGCCGGGGGTCTATGTCACCGCTGTGGGCTATGCTGGCGGCTATACCCCCAATCCCACCTATGAGGAGGTGTGCACGGGCATGACAGGTCACAACGAGGTGGTGCGCGTGGTCTTTGACCCCCAGAAGGTGACCTATGAAGAATTGCTGAAGGTCTTTTGGGAAAACCATGACCCCACCCAAGGCATGCGCCAAGGCAATGATGTGGGGACGCAGTATCGCTCCGGTATTTACTACTATTCCCCTGAGCAAAAAGCCCTTGCCGAGGCCAGTCGCGATCGCTACCAAGCAGCCCTAAAAGCCGCCGGTTATGGCACGATCACCACTGAAATTCTACCAGCGCCCGAATTTTACTTTGCCGAACCCTACCACCAGCAATATCTCCATCGCAATGTCAATGGCTACTGCGGCCTTGGAGGCACAAAGGTGCCCTACGAACTGATGAGCGCCACCCCTAGCGCCTAG
- a CDS encoding pentapeptide repeat-containing protein: MNQQAFIATAMISAALTSGAAFAMPSPMQQLVQTNACPGCDLRNVDLRGYNLAGANLRGANLQGANLQDTNLMVANLVGTNLSNANLTAAYLERTNLEQANLSGANLSRAILRHSRARRANFNNSNLTGADVRYGDFRRANLNGATFEQANMQWARLNNATVSQTNFSDAYRPRMPYRLNLH; the protein is encoded by the coding sequence GTGAACCAGCAAGCATTCATCGCAACAGCAATGATTAGTGCGGCGCTTACCAGCGGTGCTGCTTTTGCCATGCCCTCCCCCATGCAGCAACTGGTGCAAACCAATGCTTGTCCCGGCTGTGATCTGCGGAATGTCGATTTACGGGGCTATAACTTAGCAGGGGCAAATTTGCGCGGCGCCAATCTTCAGGGCGCCAACCTCCAAGATACTAACCTCATGGTGGCCAATTTGGTCGGGACGAATCTGAGTAATGCCAACCTCACCGCCGCTTATTTAGAACGAACTAACCTAGAACAGGCCAATCTCAGTGGTGCTAACCTGAGCCGTGCGATTTTGCGCCATAGTCGTGCCCGCCGTGCCAATTTCAACAACAGCAACTTAACGGGAGCCGATGTCCGCTATGGGGATTTTCGCCGCGCCAATCTCAACGGTGCCACTTTTGAGCAAGCCAATATGCAGTGGGCACGGTTAAACAATGCCACTGTCAGTCAGACCAACTTTAGCGATGCTTACCGTCCCCGTATGCCCTATCGCCTCAATCTCCACTAG
- a CDS encoding DUF4126 domain-containing protein translates to MLEVLAILSAAAAGGLRLALPLLLIGLLQGEQLWSQVPLLRHFSPYGVVGVLAAWSFLEIFLSRNVWGYRLIILVQLCFSPLVGALLGMTVATATETPQWLIGTLSGLFAFVLQLVQVGWFYRLGKLPRWVIVGQDILCMLLILFALRAPKQGGLIALLLLWLAVRSAKDWQQRHQRSRRQRLNS, encoded by the coding sequence ATGCTAGAAGTTCTAGCGATTCTTTCAGCAGCAGCGGCCGGCGGGCTACGACTGGCACTGCCCCTCCTGTTGATTGGTCTATTGCAGGGGGAACAACTGTGGTCACAGGTGCCTTTACTGCGCCATTTTTCCCCCTATGGCGTGGTTGGTGTGTTAGCCGCTTGGTCGTTTCTGGAGATCTTCCTGTCCCGCAATGTCTGGGGCTACCGCCTGATTATCCTTGTACAACTGTGCTTTAGCCCCCTTGTGGGTGCCCTCCTTGGCATGACCGTGGCAACAGCAACAGAGACACCGCAGTGGCTCATTGGTACCCTGAGTGGTCTTTTTGCCTTTGTGTTGCAATTGGTGCAGGTGGGTTGGTTTTATCGGCTGGGGAAGTTACCCCGCTGGGTGATTGTCGGGCAGGATATCCTGTGTATGCTGTTAATTTTATTTGCCCTCAGGGCACCCAAGCAGGGCGGGTTAATTGCCTTACTCCTGTTGTGGTTGGCCGTTCGCAGTGCTAAGGATTGGCAACAACGACATCAGCGCTCCCGCCGCCAACGGCTAAATTCCTAG
- a CDS encoding shikimate kinase → MELQERLGGVNIYLVGMMGAGKTTTGRILAQRLGYGFVDTDAVITEFRQRPIREIFAQEGEAAFRELEQQVLAQVSSYHHLVVATGGGIVLNPMNWSYLRHGIVVWLHVPLAVLCQRLRQDQERPLLQDQPLEERLSELLQARQYLYAQADLELAITAEDTPQTVCDRLWETLPNILKPIEPSC, encoded by the coding sequence ATGGAACTGCAAGAACGCCTTGGGGGAGTCAATATCTATCTTGTGGGCATGATGGGTGCCGGTAAAACCACTACGGGTCGGATACTGGCCCAACGTTTGGGCTACGGGTTTGTGGATACAGATGCAGTGATTACGGAGTTTCGCCAACGACCGATTCGCGAGATCTTTGCCCAAGAGGGGGAGGCTGCTTTTCGGGAGTTGGAACAACAGGTCTTAGCACAAGTCTCTAGTTACCATCATTTGGTCGTGGCCACCGGTGGCGGCATTGTCCTCAACCCGATGAACTGGAGTTATTTGCGCCATGGCATTGTCGTCTGGCTTCATGTCCCCCTTGCGGTGCTCTGTCAGCGCCTGCGCCAAGATCAGGAACGTCCCCTGTTGCAGGATCAGCCCCTTGAGGAACGCTTGAGTGAACTGCTGCAAGCGCGTCAATACCTCTATGCGCAGGCGGATTTAGAACTGGCGATTACGGCTGAGGATACCCCGCAAACGGTGTGCGATCGCCTGTGGGAAACCCTCCCCAATATCTTGAAACCCATAGAGCCATCATGCTAG
- a CDS encoding J domain-containing protein: protein MSQPNPYVTLQVAVTATQAEIKAAYRRLVKQYHPDYHPSDRSSHERMAAINAAYEILGDEQCRQAYDAQHRVQQTTAKPDVQRSQAADRELEQWLTLTYNPVSRIIEAVLRSLPRQIDALAADPFDDDLMDHFLTYLQDCRRALTRARYTFQAQPNPAAVAKVAAHLYYCLNQLVDGLDELEQFSHSYDDRYLHTGQELFRIAHRLFAECRLVR from the coding sequence ATGTCCCAGCCCAATCCCTACGTGACACTACAGGTGGCAGTAACGGCGACCCAAGCCGAGATTAAGGCCGCTTATCGCCGCTTAGTCAAGCAGTATCACCCCGACTACCATCCTAGCGATCGCTCCAGCCATGAGCGGATGGCCGCCATTAACGCCGCCTATGAAATCTTGGGGGATGAGCAGTGTCGGCAGGCCTATGATGCCCAGCACCGTGTCCAGCAAACAACCGCTAAGCCTGATGTGCAGCGTTCCCAAGCGGCCGATCGCGAGCTAGAGCAATGGCTGACCCTCACCTACAACCCCGTGAGTCGGATTATTGAAGCGGTCTTGCGATCGCTCCCCCGCCAGATTGATGCCCTTGCGGCTGATCCCTTTGATGATGACCTCATGGATCACTTCCTTACCTACTTGCAGGACTGTCGTCGCGCCCTCACCCGCGCCCGCTATACGTTCCAAGCCCAACCCAACCCCGCTGCTGTGGCCAAGGTGGCAGCCCACCTCTATTACTGTTTGAATCAACTGGTGGATGGTCTTGATGAGCTAGAGCAATTTAGCCACAGTTACGACGATCGCTATTTGCATACGGGGCAGGAACTCTTTCGCATTGCCCATCGCCTCTTCGCAGAGTGTCGGCTTGTCCGCTAA
- the ilvN gene encoding acetolactate synthase small subunit, with translation MKHTLSVLVEDEAGVLTRIAGLFARRGFNIESLAVGPAEQIGISRITMVVPGDDAIIEQLTKQLYKLINVLKVQDITTIPCVERELMLLKVNATASTRSEILELVQIFRAKVVDVSDDSLTIEVSGDPGKMVAIVQMLNKFGIREIARTGKIALVRESGVNTEYLKSLEARV, from the coding sequence ATGAAACATACCCTATCGGTTTTAGTGGAAGATGAGGCGGGTGTGCTCACTCGCATTGCCGGTTTATTTGCGCGGCGTGGCTTTAACATTGAGAGCTTAGCGGTAGGCCCTGCGGAGCAAATTGGCATCTCCCGCATTACGATGGTCGTGCCCGGCGACGATGCCATCATTGAGCAATTGACCAAGCAACTCTACAAGCTGATCAATGTCCTCAAGGTGCAGGATATTACCACGATTCCCTGTGTGGAACGGGAACTGATGCTCTTGAAGGTGAATGCCACCGCCAGCACCCGCTCTGAAATTCTTGAGCTGGTACAAATCTTCCGTGCCAAGGTGGTGGATGTGTCCGATGATTCCCTGACTATTGAGGTGTCGGGTGACCCCGGCAAGATGGTGGCCATTGTCCAAATGCTCAATAAATTTGGGATTCGCGAAATTGCCCGCACCGGGAAGATTGCCCTTGTGCGCGAGTCCGGGGTGAATACGGAATACCTGAAGTCCTTGGAGGCACGGGTCTAA
- a CDS encoding ABC transporter substrate-binding protein, producing MAGKYRWLLLALGAIALSSCTATESPSVSNNSLPLGVALAQTGNAALYGQEALQGVQVAGEFFNQAGQIKGQTLRLVIQDTGSDEAGAVNVFQTLINRDRVIGIVGPTLSQQAFSADPIAEQAGVPVVAPSNTARGIPEIGAFISRVSAGVDVVAPTAIQAALEINPNIRRVAVFFAQDDAFSRSETEIFQKAIRENPKLELVTVQQTQTTDTNFQAQINATLNLKPDLIVISGLAADGGNLIRQLRELGYQGLILGGNGVNTVNLFPVCRRLCNGVLVAQAYNPENPDPMNVKFRDAFAAKYRQAPSQFSAQAFTAVQVFADSLARLSQEKNLSELPLADLRQALNQEILKGVYETPLGEIRFTPEGEVLQRFFYVGQIEMSEDGQSGKFSLVKKVERQP from the coding sequence TTGGCGGGGAAGTATCGCTGGTTATTACTTGCACTAGGGGCGATCGCCCTCAGTAGCTGTACCGCAACGGAGTCTCCCTCAGTAAGCAACAATTCATTACCCCTTGGGGTTGCCCTCGCTCAAACCGGTAATGCTGCTCTCTACGGCCAAGAGGCTCTACAGGGGGTGCAAGTCGCCGGGGAGTTTTTCAACCAAGCCGGCCAGATCAAGGGGCAGACCCTACGGCTGGTGATTCAGGATACCGGCAGTGATGAAGCGGGGGCAGTGAATGTTTTTCAAACCTTAATCAATCGCGATCGCGTGATTGGCATTGTTGGCCCCACCCTCTCGCAGCAGGCTTTTAGTGCCGATCCTATTGCCGAGCAGGCTGGTGTCCCCGTGGTGGCTCCTTCCAACACCGCCCGTGGCATTCCCGAAATCGGTGCCTTCATTAGTCGCGTCTCCGCAGGGGTGGATGTGGTGGCGCCCACGGCAATTCAAGCAGCCCTTGAGATTAATCCCAACATTCGCCGAGTGGCGGTCTTTTTTGCCCAAGACGATGCCTTTAGTCGCTCAGAAACTGAGATTTTTCAAAAGGCCATTCGCGAGAACCCCAAGCTTGAATTGGTGACTGTCCAGCAGACCCAAACCACGGATACCAACTTCCAAGCCCAAATCAATGCCACCCTAAATCTCAAACCTGATCTAATTGTCATTTCTGGTTTGGCAGCAGACGGCGGTAATCTCATTCGCCAACTACGGGAATTGGGCTACCAAGGCCTAATTTTGGGCGGGAATGGCGTCAACACAGTCAACCTCTTCCCCGTTTGTCGTCGCCTCTGCAATGGCGTTCTGGTGGCGCAGGCCTATAATCCCGAAAACCCCGATCCCATGAATGTCAAGTTTCGCGACGCCTTTGCAGCCAAATATCGTCAAGCCCCCTCTCAATTCAGTGCTCAAGCCTTTACGGCAGTTCAAGTCTTTGCGGACTCCTTGGCACGACTGTCTCAAGAAAAGAACCTGTCGGAATTGCCCCTTGCTGATTTGCGTCAGGCCTTGAATCAAGAGATTCTCAAGGGAGTCTATGAAACCCCCCTTGGGGAAATTCGCTTTACCCCTGAAGGCGAAGTGCTGCAACGCTTCTTTTACGTTGGCCAGATTGAGATGAGTGAGGATGGCCAGAGTGGGAAGTTTAGTTTGGTGAAAAAAGTTGAACGCCAACCCTAA
- the der gene encoding ribosome biogenesis GTPase Der → MALPVVAVVGRPNVGKSTFVNRLAGERDAIVHDQPGVTRDRTYRPAFWRDREFLVVDTGGLVFDDDSEFLPLIRQQAELALQEATAAILVVDGQAGPTALDYEIAAWLRQHPVPVLLAVNKCESPQMGQAQAAEFWALGLGEPYPISSIHGSGTGELLDQLMTHLPAVATLPEAPEIQVAIAGRPNVGKSSLLNALIGSDRAIVSPISGTTRDAIDTVIEHNGTQYRFIDTAGIRKRSHVAYGPEMFSVHRAFKAIHRSDVVLLVLDALEEITEQDQRLAGHIADQGRACVLIMNKWDAVPEKDTYTINTYRDRLYQRLHFLEWAEALFVSAKTGQRLEKIFAAVDAAVEQHRRRVSTAVVNEVIQEALRWHTPPATRQGRQGKIYYATQVATQPPTFAIFVNDAKLFKDNYRRYIEGQIRQQLGFRGTPIRLLWRSKKPREAAELVAR, encoded by the coding sequence ATGGCTTTGCCCGTTGTTGCCGTTGTAGGACGCCCCAATGTGGGCAAGTCCACCTTTGTCAATCGCTTGGCCGGGGAACGGGATGCCATTGTCCACGATCAGCCCGGTGTAACCCGCGATCGCACCTACCGCCCAGCCTTTTGGCGCGATCGGGAGTTCTTGGTGGTGGATACCGGCGGACTCGTCTTTGACGATGACAGTGAGTTTCTCCCCCTGATTCGCCAACAGGCGGAACTGGCTCTGCAGGAGGCAACAGCTGCAATTTTAGTGGTAGATGGCCAAGCAGGACCCACTGCCCTGGACTATGAGATTGCGGCTTGGTTGCGACAGCATCCTGTTCCTGTTTTACTGGCGGTCAACAAATGCGAATCTCCTCAAATGGGTCAGGCGCAGGCGGCAGAATTTTGGGCGCTGGGTCTAGGGGAACCCTACCCCATTTCCAGTATTCATGGCAGCGGTACGGGGGAATTGCTGGATCAGTTGATGACCCACTTACCCGCAGTGGCAACGCTCCCCGAGGCGCCGGAAATTCAGGTGGCCATTGCTGGGCGTCCCAATGTGGGCAAATCCAGTTTGCTCAATGCCTTGATTGGGAGCGATCGCGCTATTGTCAGTCCGATTTCAGGTACCACCCGTGACGCCATTGATACCGTGATTGAACACAATGGCACCCAGTACCGCTTCATTGATACCGCCGGCATTCGTAAGCGGAGTCATGTGGCCTACGGGCCTGAGATGTTTAGCGTCCACCGAGCTTTTAAGGCCATTCATCGCTCTGATGTGGTGCTTCTGGTTTTAGATGCCTTGGAAGAAATTACCGAGCAGGATCAACGCCTTGCCGGTCACATTGCCGATCAGGGGCGTGCCTGTGTGCTGATTATGAACAAGTGGGATGCCGTTCCCGAAAAGGATACCTATACGATCAATACCTATCGCGATCGCCTGTATCAGCGGCTGCATTTTCTGGAGTGGGCAGAGGCTCTCTTTGTGAGCGCAAAGACAGGTCAACGCCTCGAGAAAATTTTTGCCGCTGTGGATGCGGCGGTTGAACAACATCGGCGCCGGGTCAGTACGGCAGTGGTCAATGAAGTGATTCAAGAAGCTCTGCGCTGGCACACGCCCCCCGCGACTCGTCAAGGTCGCCAGGGGAAAATCTACTACGCCACCCAAGTGGCCACCCAGCCGCCAACATTTGCGATTTTTGTCAACGATGCCAAACTCTTCAAGGACAACTATCGCCGCTACATTGAAGGGCAAATTCGCCAACAACTGGGATTTCGAGGCACCCCCATTCGTCTCCTTTGGCGCAGTAAGAAACCTCGTGAAGCTGCTGAGTTAGTTGCCCGTTAG
- the petG gene encoding cytochrome b6-f complex subunit V yields MIEPLLCGIVLGLIPVTLAGLFFAAYQQYKRGSQFET; encoded by the coding sequence ATGATTGAACCTTTACTGTGTGGCATTGTGCTGGGGCTAATTCCAGTCACATTAGCGGGCTTGTTCTTTGCTGCCTACCAGCAGTACAAGCGCGGCAGTCAATTTGAGACCTAG